Part of the Vigna unguiculata cultivar IT97K-499-35 chromosome 3, ASM411807v1, whole genome shotgun sequence genome, ttggcCATAGaatctttttttgaaatttgcaTACAGATGCCTCATGCAAAACCTGTGCTCAGCAGTGGGTAATAGGTCCTGAATGGCAGGCACTAATCCCTATGCAATGATAAGATTATTAGTACTTacaacattaaacaaaaattaataaattgaacaTATATTAAACATACCTTTTGTTGGTCAGACATAAAGGTCATTGTCCTACACACGTCAATACCTCCAAGATCACCAATaagcaattccaagaaccatgtccaagtttctttattttcaacttcCATAACAGCATACGCTAAGGGCAGTAACTGATCATTAACATCTCTACCCATAACACTCAACAACTCACCTCCGTATTTTCCTTCTAAAAAACAACCATCCAAACCTATGATGGGTCTACAGAAGACAAATGAATCTTTACATGCTTTTAAACAGGAGTAAAACCTCTGAAAAATTGCTTCATCATTATCATTTTCCACTTTGATTTTTACAGTTGATCCAGGACCCTGAACCCTAAACtcacttacctcgttgatgatgattaactagaaaattgaaatgaagagtgcaactgcaatccaatgataAAATGGCAAGTATTAGCCgcttcctctgcaaatctgaactcaagaaagacgaagataaagaaattttcctaattgtaaaatttctcctaaattgagaaattaacgttaattagccacctgtacagtacacgtaacacaccctaatacaaaccgtgccacctgtaAAATGTtacgttaataatttaaacgacgttacaaaaaaggaccaaataaaacacgaattgcgaaaatgaggaccattctaaacattcggtaaaattgaggaccattttaaacattttgtgaaaatgaggaccatccgcaacaaccactacgaaaataaggaccaaaaaggtatttaagccattatataaatatgatgTCATTTCAATAAACGtttttgttaacttttatacaattatattattaattaatataataaaatcgtagtaattttttttgttataataactatcgtaataattttattattattatattataaatgtcAACGTGAGCTAATGCATTATCCATAGTTGTATGCagaatatgttaaaaaatgtaACCATAGTTGTTTGCATTGTTTATAGATCATACAAAACCACTACATAcgaacatatataatatatttgtataaatattttgagtGAGAAGTTGAAGATGACGTACTAAGGGAATATAAAAAATCGCGTTTAGGTATCTTAAGTTGAGACAAAAAGTTGAAGACTCTATGATAATTGTGATTAATTATCATTCAATTAttgatgtaatatatatatttaagtgtGGCTAAACTAGGCCCAcactaatatttaattaaggtACCATGGCTTAACATGAAATGAACATAAAGTAAGTAGATTATCTTTTTTCacagaataattataattaatttattacatttcagAAAAAAGAGAGATACTCCTTCTATgtaatattttcaacaaaaagaaaagaaaaaagaatcgTCTATCTAAAAGTGTACattaaaatgaaacattttcgttgaaatatatatatatatatatatatatatatattatatttcgttacattttattttattaatattgattaataTAAATCGTAAAAGTTTGAGAGTGAATTTTTGTCTTTCTCGGACAAATGTGTTTGAATTATCTGACTAACTAAAATGCTGTTTAAAGgagtaattttgtttttatagatGTTTGTGAGGTTTAGAAGTAAGTTCAATGGCaacaattaagaaaaagttatttgCAATTTAAACTTGTATTACTGCTATAAATGATTATTTGTGTATGGTCTTAACATTTTAATGATTAgtcatattataaaattttctttcataaaaGTATCGTCTTAACACGTCATAACAAGGTTTTGAATAATTTCTTTACTGAACCTGTTTTTGATGGAATGACTTTTTCAACCCATAGATTAAATATGATTAAGTGCTTCTCTGATCGTTTTACTTTTGTTATTATCCCAAGTTAGTGAAATCTTCGTCATCATTTTGTTTGCCCCCAAAAGCAGAGGAAAAAACAACATTTGTTTATCTCCATTGAGCTTATGTTCAAGTTTCGTGTTTTTAAATGTCACCACTCACTAACATTTTCAACTAAGAAAGCACTAAAATGTCACCATGATATAACCAAAGATCGTGATTAATTTAACattagtaattttatattttgtacgATTTCCTTTATCTATGGTAACTTGtaattagaaattagaatatGACATCCGTGTGAAATTTTCAGTGACTTGTTCTTTTCTTGTGTCACTAATTTCCATTATTCTATACCTGGTCAATTAATGAAGTAATGAATCATCTCTTTTATTCCAAAAGCTCGAGAAGATTCAAGCTTCTAACTTTTACCATAGAGTCACAAATaagaaatatgagaaaataaagaaatctcaaataaaaaagtgattTGTTCATGAAGAGCAAGTGAACATTTTCAAAATCGAATTGGAAAGTGTTAAAacgattaaaaataatgtaatttcataattatgaaaatataattgcaAACCTAAACTTCCAAACTaatgtatttaataaaattgaattagactTGAAATCTATTCGATATCTTCAAAGTTTTCGCAgtctttataatatttatgtaatcTACATGTGCGATTTACTCTTCTACTTCTGATATACGAACTGCTTCTGCACTTCATTGCATCAACAAAATCTAATGGAAGAAACATGTAAAATAGAAAGTTATGATTTTTAAGAACTCCCCCAAATCACACACAGAAGATTTCCCTTAGAATGAtgataaaattatgtaattgaCAGGTCTCGtgtttacttttcattttcactttTGAGTCTTACACAAGAAGTCTCAAATAAGTTCCATGTCTCAAACTAGTTCAACCGCCATTTAGTTCGAATTCCAACTGGTTTATCTAACCATCGACGTGAATCGGTCAGTAAACAGAGAAACCAATTGAATTACCCTATTCAACTCCACAATTTTCCACTTTAACACAGCTTAAACGATCCAATTAAACGTATGATAACAGAACAACAAAACCACTGTTCCTTGTACAATAATCAGACAACAATAAGAATTAAAGAATcgaagagagaaagaaatataagccaaatgtgaaaaaaaaaggaatatatACACACAGAGACCCGAAGTAGAGGGTGTCCTGATTATTTTGTTGCAGCAACATATACACGAGGGTGATAGAGATGATGATTCGAGGTAAGATGAAGATaacaaataatgaatatttgGCTAAGCTATTTTTGTGCAGAAtctagaaagaaaaacaaaagaactaAGTAACTAGCAAGGTAGCAAATCGTCGCCGAAGAGATAGAGAAGTCTCTCCACGGCCCAACTAGGCTGAGGAGGAGGCTGACAAGCGGCGGAGTAGTGGTGGCAGCAAGAATTCAGCAAAGGGGCTCTGCAGAGCGGACACGTGGGGTTGTGATTATCGTGTTCGTGCTCCAACCATCGGTCTATGCACTCTCTGTGGAACACGTGGTAACAGTTCATGAGTTCCCGAACCTCGTCCTCCACCTCCAGCTGGCTGAGACAAACCGCACACGTGTCCTCTGTCTGTGGGAGCCTGTCCTTAATCTCTCCGAAGGTGGTGAGCAAAAGGGTGGTGTCTCTTTCCCTTGTGGTCTGAGGACAGGTTTCAGGTGGGTGGTTGTCTTCGGAGGTTGTGGTTGTGTCGTTGATGAGTCTGAAGAGGAAGCAGAAGACCCATCTGAGAACTGCAATGATGAGAGCAGCCTCGTATATGGCCTGGCCTATTGTGAAGCCGGAGAGAGGGTCTTCGATGTGGAACCCCATTGGAATAGCAGCTATGGCGGAAGAAAGTGTGTGtgggagagagaagagagggAAAAGGGGGAAGTTGTAATGGGTTCTATGGCTTTTTTATAAAGCCCAGATGGGAGTGGTGGTGTGGTGGAGGCTACTActctgctttttttttttcttttttttttctgctttttcTTTGGCTTTCCTTTTACTTTCACTCACTTCTACGTTCTTTCTTCCCAtgcttttttcaaattttttttattgttttgttaaagtttatccACCGTCCTTTTGTGATTAGGAATAAAGGGTCACCGACGAGTCCTTAAGACTATTCCGCGTGTCATCAGGAGCCAGTGTGAGGGATGGGTTAAGCCatgcttttcttttcttttagtaatCAAAAAGAATTGGATGGTTATTCACAGCTAATACAGTTGCGTCATCTGGTATCAAAGTGGATCTTCAGATTCTCTATTAATTAGATTTGATGTCTTTTTTGTTGCTTTATTTTAGATATAACACTTCTGCATGGCATCTTAAAGAATTTTACGATCAATTAACGTTGTAACTCACTTATAAAGTAACTTGGGTACGATATTACCAGGGTGTGAGGAAATTTACGTTGTAAtctaatgatattttattaaaaaattaaaaataaatttgttggaaATATTAATTCTAGATACTTACGCACTAAAATAGGACGTGACGGGTAAAGGGAGAAAACAAAGCACAGTTTCAAACACTTACTTTAATGTAGCAAATCAACGCGCTTTCAAGTTGAAAGGTTCTTGAAAATTGAGTGAACTATATATagtttagttttgattgaacaTGTTAACTTCAGAAAAACAATAGCTTAATAAGCTTTTGGCTGCCATCAATTTCGGGCATAATTGGATTCAGTTGTTAAAATAATGGGAATTGTTAGGTGAAAGATAAAGGGAACAATAGTCAGGTTGCTTTTTCACATGATCATGAAACGTCATAGTGGTCCCATTGCATGTGTAGATTCCTAACATCCTACTCAGATCCAACCTATGTACAGTTCATTACCCCCATTTGATTAAGAAGTACGATGAACATGACAAACGGGAAAGGGTGTTCTTAGTGGAGGAGCGAAAGTGGCGGTATACGTCACAAAACAGTCAACTATGACTCATTGCTTGCAACAGAAGAGAGAAGAAATTACAAGGGCATGAAATGGGATTTTCATACCACATCATACCTAGAACCTTTCAATTTTTAGAGTTCCCCATTTATGACTGCATGTGGTGGAAGAAAGTAAGAAAGCTCAGATTAACAACACATAGATGCACGCTAAAAGAATGCTCTGATGTCATTGACCAAAGAAATTTACAAACTGGAAACTGCCTGATTTTGCCTGATTTGCGTCACTGATGAAGTGTTTTATATAGGTAGGCATACTTAGATTGCCAATTCACAAAGATGAATTGAACTCCATCTCTGTTACATATGcagattttttttgttctggCAAAAGAGAACTTTTAGACGGTGGTAATATTTGAAGCTATCTTTGGGGAGCACTGCATAAAAGACAACTAATAAAAGTAATAGATTGTTCAAATGCTTTAGTCCCTTGCGCCACCTTCTTCCATCTTTTTTCGCATTTTGTATTGCAATGTAGCCGGTGCACAATCTAAAGGTGTTTCTCCTGAACAAGAAACAGTCAGTCAGGATTTTCATACAACAATTTGCtgcatattttatattttaaagatatttctTACAAAGAACAAcagaaaaaacaatataataaatggttgaattctaggaaGGGAAAAGATCAATTGCCTTGTGGATTTTTGTAATCGAGGTTTGCCCCCGAATCCATGAGAGTGAAAACTATATCAGTTTGATTGAAGACTGCAGCCTACAGAGAATATTAAAATTGGTGAAGTATGATCAAGAAAATGGAATTATGCTCATGCATGTGCACAATCATGAGCAAACATTGGCaaaagagagggagagagaggtaCCAAATGTAATAAAGACAGTCCTTGCTTGTCCTTGTAATTTGCATCCACACCCTGCGCATTTCAGAATCCATGAATACCACTTCCAAAAATATAACCTATAAAGGTAAGTGTCTATTTTGAAAGTGAAAAACCTCATTAAGAAGTTTCTTGACAGCATCAATATCACCATTTTTTATTGCCTCTCTTAAACCCTGAAAGCGTCACAGTTAATTCAAGATATGATTTTCAGCTCCCAATATCGTTTAGCACAATGTAGAGAAGTAATTGTTTACATTTAAACAACAGAAACATTTACCTCTCCACTAACTCCATAATCACTTTGAGGTTTGTCTGAGGTACCATTCATAGCACTGTAAATTTGCATCATAAACTATCAAATAAtgacataataataaaacattcaaGAGAAAAATTAAGTCATGAATTATTATGCATGGATATGATGCTTATCTGACACgacaatatgtttattttgaaaataacaaaatgCAATACATGAccatacatattttaaaaatgtacaGAAGTtcttaaaacataataaatatataactataataCAATGGTTgggaatccaaattaaaatttgatttcttaggcattgtaaaaataaaaaagtataaatatcagCATCATCAAAG contains:
- the LOC114178179 gene encoding probable E3 ubiquitin-protein ligase XERICO; the protein is MGFHIEDPLSGFTIGQAIYEAALIIAVLRWVFCFLFRLINDTTTTSEDNHPPETCPQTTRERDTTLLLTTFGEIKDRLPQTEDTCAVCLSQLEVEDEVRELMNCYHVFHRECIDRWLEHEHDNHNPTCPLCRAPLLNSCCHHYSAACQPPPQPSWAVERLLYLFGDDLLPC